A stretch of Dysidea avara chromosome 5, odDysAvar1.4, whole genome shotgun sequence DNA encodes these proteins:
- the LOC136257053 gene encoding uncharacterized protein, whose product MLHRRPAPAQRPCHEPLWIRLICFPPSNLEQICIQLSASSGAFPTNLLRARWISQIIAGSITLSLAAGISRTSSRHSSFVASTQCSSCSIVSSQRSCGLISQTEFDGGGTEQEHLVFGVNWCHLMDWSNLRNLIGWRHSTGLMEWRHWMDWRQDSMGWRYWMDWRQDSMGWRHSTGWKQLTRWRHSTGWKQLTRWRHSTGWKQLTRWRHSTGWKQLTRWRHSTGWKQLTRWRHSTGWKQLIHWRHSTGWKQLTRWRHSTGWKQLIHWRHSTGWKQLIHWRQLTR is encoded by the exons ATGTTACATCGGAGACCGGCACCAGCACAACGACCCTGCCATGAACCACTTTGGATCCGGTTAATCTGTTTTCCACCGTCAAACTTGGAACAGATATGCATccaactctctgcaag TTCTGGAGCTTTTCCTACCAACCTACTGAGGGCTCGTTGGATATCACAGATCATTGCTGGATCAATAACACTCTCCTTGGCTGCTGGAATATCGCGTACTTCTTCAAGGCATTCATCATTTGTGGCATCTACCCAGTGCTCTTCATGCTCTATAGTCAGCTCACAGAGATCTTGTGGACTTATATCACAGACGGAGTTTGATGGAGGAGGAACAGAACAG GAACACTTGGTGTTTGGGGTGAATTGGTGCCACTTGATGGACTGGAGCAACCTGAGAAACTTGATAGGCTGGAGACACTCAACAGGCTTGATGGAGTGGAGACACTGGATGGACTGGAGACAAGACTCAATGGGCTGGAGATACTGGATGGACTGGAGACAAGACTCAATGGGCTGGAGACACTCGACAGGCTGGAAACAACTGACACGCTGGAGACACTCGACAGGCTGGAAACAACTGACACGCTGGAGACACTCGACAGGCTGGAAACAACTGACACGCTGGAGACACTCGACAGGCTGGAAACAACTGACACGCTGGAGACACTCGACAGGCTGGAAACAACTGACACGCTGGAGACACTCGACAGGCTGGAAACAACTGATACACTGGAGACACTCGACAGGCTGGAAACAACTGACACGCTGGAGACACTCGACAGGCTGGAAACAACTGATACACTGGAGACACTCGACAGGCTGGAAACAACTGATACACTGGAGACAATTGACTCGCTGA